The Solibacillus sp. FSL W7-1464 genome contains a region encoding:
- a CDS encoding DUF2188 domain-containing protein — translation MNIIPDQHVIPHPDGGWQVKGAGNDRATSRHDTQQEAIEAATVIAKTQQSEVVIHKQGGQIRDKNSHGNDPYPPKG, via the coding sequence GTGAATATTATACCTGATCAACACGTAATCCCTCATCCAGATGGCGGTTGGCAAGTGAAAGGCGCTGGCAACGATAGAGCTACTTCTAGACATGATACACAACAAGAAGCTATAGAAGCGGCCACTGTCATTGCAAAAACCCAACAATCTGAAGTAGTAATACACAAACAAGGCGGACAAATCCGTGACAAAAATAGCCACGGTAATGACCCTTACCCACCAAAAGGATGA
- a CDS encoding IS3 family transposase (programmed frameshift) translates to MAKMSSEQKLAAVERYLTSRESSRAVAAEFGISHRYLLTLTNQYQKNGVEAFVRRCTNYTKEFKLDVLNYMTEHGTSLNETAAIFKIAGASSVRNWKNQFETLGEDALQPKKKGRQSMKKASAKQSKKVVTEGSTEALQARIQQLEMENAYFKKVECLSSSQGSITTKDKVKVICELREIYSVKALVAYAEIPRSTFYQIAKKLDLPDPDTKLKDDIQAIYKEHDGRYGYRRIRDELANRGQKVNHKKVQRLMKELGLKCLVRMKKYKSYKGSVGEIAPNILDRQFTAEAPNEKWTTDISEIKLFGEKLYLSPVLDMFNGEIITYTIGSRPTFSLVSEMLDKALERLPEDHQLLMHSDQGWHYQMKQYRHALQSRGIVQSMSRKGNCYDNSVMENFFGIMKSEFLYLKEFESIEHFKEELEKYIHYYNTKRLKAKFKMSPVHYRTHFTQAA, encoded by the exons ATGGCTAAAATGAGTTCCGAACAAAAATTAGCAGCGGTTGAACGCTATTTAACGAGCAGGGAAAGTTCCAGAGCCGTCGCTGCGGAGTTTGGTATTTCACATCGTTATTTACTCACGTTGACGAATCAATATCAAAAGAATGGTGTAGAAGCGTTCGTCAGACGATGTACAAATTATACAAAAGAATTTAAACTAGACGTACTTAACTATATGACTGAACATGGTACGTCCCTTAATGAAACAGCTGCGATTTTTAAAATTGCAGGTGCTTCATCCGTACGAAATTGGAAAAACCAATTCGAAACTTTAGGAGAGGACGCCCTTCAGCCAAAGAAAAAGGGGCGTCAATCCATGAAAAAAGCATCAGCTAAACAATCTAAGAAAGTAGTAACAGAAGGCTCTACAGAAGCACTTCAAGCACGTATTCAGCAGTTAGAAATGGAGAACGCGTATT TTAAAAAAGTTGAATGCCTTAGTTCAAGCCAAGGAAGCATCACCACGAAAGACAAAGTAAAAGTCATTTGTGAATTAAGGGAGATTTATTCGGTGAAAGCACTTGTAGCGTACGCAGAAATTCCACGCAGTACGTTTTATCAAATCGCAAAGAAATTAGATTTGCCTGATCCAGACACGAAATTAAAAGACGATATTCAAGCCATTTATAAGGAACATGATGGTCGTTATGGCTACCGTCGTATTCGGGATGAGCTGGCGAATCGTGGGCAAAAAGTGAACCACAAAAAGGTACAGCGCCTCATGAAAGAGCTTGGCTTGAAATGTTTGGTGCGTATGAAAAAATATAAATCGTACAAAGGCTCAGTGGGCGAAATTGCCCCAAATATTTTAGACCGCCAATTTACAGCGGAAGCACCAAATGAAAAATGGACAACGGATATTTCAGAGATTAAATTATTTGGCGAAAAGCTGTATTTATCGCCAGTTTTAGATATGTTTAATGGTGAAATTATTACTTATACAATCGGCTCTAGACCTACTTTCTCTCTTGTTTCAGAAATGTTAGATAAAGCATTAGAGCGTTTGCCAGAAGACCACCAGCTACTCATGCATTCCGATCAAGGCTGGCATTATCAAATGAAGCAATATCGCCATGCGCTCCAATCAAGAGGCATTGTGCAAAGCATGTCACGAAAAGGCAACTGTTACGACAACTCGGTGATGGAGAATTTCTTTGGCATCATGAAATCAGAATTCCTTTACTTAAAAGAATTTGAAAGTATTGAGCACTTTAAAGAAGAGCTCGAAAAATATATTCATTATTACAACACGAAACGTCTAAAGGCCAAATTTAAAATGAGTCCGGTACACTACCGAACTCATTTTACCCAAGCTGCCTAA
- a CDS encoding ABC transporter permease, with amino-acid sequence MITGQLGRAFQLAEKHKLDVNTILELTKIIAKEVNGTQKIEDKILLQMIQILENNKTLLREAT; translated from the coding sequence ATGATAACCGGTCAGTTAGGGCGAGCATTCCAATTAGCGGAAAAACATAAGCTCGACGTAAATACAATTTTGGAATTAACAAAAATTATTGCGAAAGAAGTGAATGGTACTCAAAAAATTGAGGACAAAATTTTACTGCAAATGATTCAAATTCTTGAAAACAACAAAACATTACTTAGGGAGGCAACATAA
- a CDS encoding thymidylate synthase, giving the protein MAHADHTYLNLLQYILDNGTDKSDRTGTGTRSVFGYQMRFDLQEGFPLLTTKRVPFKLVASELLWFIKGDTNIRYLLQNNNHIWDEWAFKKWVESEEYSGPDMSDFGRRCLTDVAFNERYQTELSSFCERVLQDDEFAAKYGDLGNVYGKQWRNWTTSEGESIDQLQDAIDLIKHNPDSRRIIVNAWNPEDVIDAGGKGSKAALPPCHAMFQFYVADGKLSCMLTQRSADSFLGVPFNIASYALLTHLIAHECGLEAGEFVHSMADTHIYSNHFEQVKEQLAREPKQLPILKLNLEKQSIFDFEIEDISLEGYHPHPSIKAPIAV; this is encoded by the coding sequence TTGGCACATGCAGATCATACATACTTAAATTTATTGCAATATATATTGGACAACGGTACCGATAAATCGGACCGTACAGGAACAGGAACACGCAGCGTTTTCGGCTATCAGATGCGCTTCGATTTACAGGAAGGCTTTCCGCTATTAACCACTAAGCGCGTACCATTCAAACTCGTAGCAAGTGAACTTCTTTGGTTTATAAAAGGTGATACGAATATCCGTTATTTACTTCAGAACAACAACCATATTTGGGATGAATGGGCATTTAAAAAATGGGTAGAATCAGAAGAGTACAGCGGGCCTGATATGAGTGACTTTGGTAGACGCTGCCTTACTGATGTAGCATTTAATGAACGGTATCAAACTGAGTTATCTTCATTTTGCGAACGTGTTTTACAAGATGATGAATTTGCTGCGAAATATGGGGATTTGGGCAATGTTTACGGGAAACAGTGGCGTAACTGGACAACTTCCGAGGGAGAATCGATCGATCAATTACAAGATGCAATCGATTTAATTAAACATAATCCGGATTCGCGTCGCATTATCGTGAATGCATGGAACCCGGAAGATGTGATCGATGCGGGAGGAAAGGGCAGTAAAGCTGCTTTGCCGCCATGTCACGCAATGTTCCAGTTTTACGTGGCTGATGGGAAATTAAGCTGTATGCTGACACAGCGCAGTGCTGATTCATTTTTAGGGGTGCCTTTCAACATTGCAAGCTATGCATTGCTGACGCATTTAATCGCCCATGAATGTGGTCTGGAAGCAGGTGAGTTTGTGCACAGTATGGCAGATACCCATATTTATTCAAACCATTTTGAGCAAGTTAAAGAACAGCTTGCACGTGAGCCGAAGCAATTGCCGATCTTGAAGTTAAATCTTGAAAAGCAATCGATCTTTGATTTTGAAATTGAAGATATTTCGCTGGAAGGCTATCATCCGCATCCATCAATTAAAGCACCTATTGCAGTATAA
- a CDS encoding DUF378 domain-containing protein, translated as MGALYRIALVLVIIGAINWGLIGFFKFDLVASLFGGQTAGLSRIVYALVGLAGLACIPLLMKNLDEEDNATVTHTRATNRPNYNMEAGKEADFSEYAKQKNKSNNSDNNEK; from the coding sequence ATGGGCGCATTATATAGAATTGCCCTCGTACTTGTCATTATTGGGGCAATTAACTGGGGACTTATCGGCTTTTTCAAATTTGATTTAGTCGCATCATTATTTGGCGGACAAACTGCCGGATTATCACGAATTGTTTATGCACTTGTCGGTCTTGCCGGTCTTGCATGCATTCCGCTGTTAATGAAGAATCTTGACGAAGAAGACAATGCTACCGTTACGCATACAAGAGCAACGAACAGACCGAACTATAATATGGAAGCCGGGAAAGAAGCGGATTTCTCAGAATATGCAAAGCAAAAGAACAAAAGCAACAATAGCGACAATAACGAAAAGTAA
- a CDS encoding YpmS family protein, with protein sequence MNKWKVAFLLLAGAVLITFATLLYLITADVKQATEQPPLPVEGNILTVETTAKEFEAIAKQYLSEAMNQSPVPVELTVDDKIYLYSTLTVFNIELPIQMDFIPVVNNGNITLNQEAVHVGKVNIPPKTVLKMIDDAVNFPNWITVKPNDEEIYVDLSRINIASGSRVRAKEIDLPNDKIELEVVIPNQTK encoded by the coding sequence ATGAACAAATGGAAAGTCGCATTTTTATTATTGGCTGGAGCAGTACTCATAACATTTGCCACATTGCTGTATTTAATAACTGCTGATGTTAAACAGGCAACCGAACAGCCGCCACTCCCTGTTGAGGGCAATATATTGACTGTGGAAACGACAGCTAAAGAATTCGAAGCAATCGCAAAACAATATTTATCGGAAGCTATGAACCAGTCACCGGTACCGGTAGAGCTGACAGTGGATGATAAAATTTATTTATACAGTACACTAACTGTTTTTAATATCGAATTACCGATACAGATGGATTTCATTCCTGTTGTAAATAATGGTAATATTACACTGAATCAAGAGGCTGTCCATGTGGGCAAAGTAAATATTCCTCCAAAAACCGTCCTGAAAATGATTGATGATGCGGTTAATTTTCCAAACTGGATAACGGTGAAACCAAATGACGAGGAAATTTATGTTGATCTGTCGCGCATCAATATCGCTAGCGGTTCAAGAGTGCGCGCTAAGGAAATTGATTTACCGAATGATAAAATAGAGTTGGAAGTAGTTATTCCAAACCAGACGAAGTAA
- the msrB gene encoding peptide-methionine (R)-S-oxide reductase MsrB, with product MNKEQRLKELTDMQYHVTQNQGTEPPFRNEYNDVFEDGIYVDIVSGKPLFSSKDKYDAGCGWPSFSKPIEKVEVTEHFDTSHGMRRVEVRSKTADSHLGHVFPDGPQELGGLRYCINSAAMRFIPVEDLEKEGYAEYKSLFE from the coding sequence ATGAATAAAGAGCAGCGTTTGAAAGAGTTAACAGATATGCAGTATCATGTTACACAAAACCAAGGAACGGAACCTCCATTCCGCAATGAATACAATGATGTTTTCGAAGATGGTATATATGTGGATATCGTTTCAGGAAAGCCGCTTTTCAGCTCAAAAGATAAATATGATGCAGGCTGCGGCTGGCCATCTTTTTCAAAGCCAATTGAAAAAGTAGAGGTGACCGAGCATTTTGATACATCACACGGTATGCGTCGTGTAGAAGTCCGCAGTAAAACAGCTGATTCCCATTTAGGTCATGTATTTCCGGATGGTCCGCAAGAATTAGGTGGATTGCGTTATTGTATTAATTCAGCGGCAATGCGCTTTATTCCTGTAGAGGATCTCGAAAAAGAAGGTTACGCTGAATATAAATCATTGTTTGAATAA
- a CDS encoding GDSL-type esterase/lipase family protein, which yields MWRLVLTSLAVIFLSACSVTIDPQIEEAQQSDNSSNELSISETEAENEETINTSFFDIINDVFQLDWSDRKEEDAQSVYYLALGDSLTRGVGDETQDYGYTIRLQQELEKWPMVEEVELDNRGKNGRRSDQLLSLLERGHYEEELQKANLITITLGGNDVMKIVKKNLFSMKKSMFDKELPRFAERYEQVIAEIRKVNPDAPIILVGFYNPFSIVVDEITPFDPIISEWNDEIEKLAATDENACFVSVEDLFVSNEDMVYHVDFFHPNSTGYDRMTRRIIETMQQCDIEQMSDGLLGFEE from the coding sequence ATGTGGCGGTTAGTACTCACATCATTAGCTGTCATTTTCTTGTCCGCATGCTCCGTTACAATTGACCCACAAATAGAAGAAGCACAACAATCCGACAATTCATCCAATGAGTTGTCTATATCAGAAACAGAAGCCGAAAACGAAGAAACAATCAATACGAGCTTTTTTGATATTATAAATGATGTATTTCAACTAGACTGGTCTGATCGTAAGGAAGAAGATGCACAATCGGTTTATTATTTAGCGTTAGGCGATTCCCTTACGCGTGGTGTTGGAGACGAAACCCAGGATTATGGCTACACGATTCGTCTCCAGCAGGAGCTGGAAAAATGGCCGATGGTAGAGGAAGTGGAACTCGATAATCGAGGTAAAAATGGTAGACGCAGTGACCAGCTGTTAAGTTTACTAGAGCGGGGCCACTATGAAGAAGAGCTCCAAAAAGCAAATCTGATCACGATTACACTTGGCGGTAATGATGTCATGAAAATTGTAAAAAAGAATTTGTTTTCAATGAAAAAGTCTATGTTTGATAAGGAATTGCCACGATTTGCTGAGCGCTACGAGCAAGTTATTGCCGAAATTCGTAAAGTAAATCCTGATGCGCCGATTATTTTAGTTGGGTTTTATAATCCCTTTTCAATCGTAGTCGATGAGATAACACCTTTTGATCCGATTATATCGGAGTGGAATGATGAAATCGAAAAGCTTGCTGCCACAGATGAAAATGCGTGTTTCGTATCTGTAGAGGATTTATTTGTATCAAACGAGGATATGGTATATCATGTAGACTTCTTTCATCCGAATAGCACAGGATATGATCGTATGACAAGACGCATCATTGAAACAATGCAACAATGTGATATTGAGCAGATGTCAGACGGTTTATTAGGATTTGAGGAGTGA
- a CDS encoding nucleoid-associated protein, with product MNEVETILSIQMKRMAVTLLDMQQSRFVSASETMDLSALQSEVYNQFFESYIDATMNSPKSVACKFLDRDNDILTKMNRYVEYPDDTHFLSLANDLSNKLYQIMQTVSNSNGSVFVAHIELIGEDYILLLKLDPKDAVQIDLETLHLKTIENILPDASSRVQKCALIRMNYNPLEENVYVLDKQSDGEPAKFFMETFLQATPIASDKKKTKMLMKELYEKIAESINEEETHHLQRAIDEEFEHGKYIELDASVHNIYEAIAPPENREDFVEQGAKLFINEFTDRNPDFTPTFEVKRDDLHVVYKSAEGEILFRYDKGLDNIDVRHDQVSGTYTITIRDADTVGFTLHKKPL from the coding sequence ATGAATGAAGTTGAAACAATATTATCGATCCAAATGAAACGGATGGCTGTTACATTGCTGGATATGCAGCAAAGCCGTTTTGTGTCTGCAAGTGAAACAATGGATTTATCCGCACTTCAATCTGAGGTGTATAATCAGTTTTTTGAATCCTACATAGATGCAACGATGAATAGTCCGAAATCTGTTGCATGTAAATTTTTAGACCGTGACAATGATATTCTGACAAAAATGAACCGTTATGTAGAATATCCTGATGATACCCACTTCTTATCGCTGGCCAATGATTTATCCAATAAACTGTATCAAATTATGCAAACCGTATCGAACAGTAATGGTTCGGTATTTGTCGCGCATATCGAACTGATTGGTGAAGATTATATTCTACTGTTGAAGCTCGATCCAAAAGACGCGGTACAGATTGATTTGGAAACATTGCATTTGAAAACAATCGAAAATATTTTGCCTGATGCATCCAGCCGTGTACAAAAATGTGCACTCATTCGAATGAATTATAATCCGCTCGAAGAAAATGTTTATGTATTGGACAAGCAATCGGATGGCGAACCGGCAAAGTTTTTCATGGAAACTTTCCTGCAGGCCACTCCGATCGCGTCCGACAAAAAGAAAACAAAAATGCTTATGAAGGAATTATATGAAAAAATCGCGGAATCGATCAATGAAGAGGAGACTCACCATCTACAAAGAGCGATTGACGAGGAATTTGAACACGGTAAATATATCGAGCTCGACGCATCGGTTCATAATATTTATGAAGCGATCGCACCACCGGAGAATCGGGAGGATTTCGTTGAACAAGGCGCCAAATTGTTTATCAATGAATTTACCGACCGCAATCCAGACTTCACGCCTACATTCGAAGTGAAACGGGATGATTTGCATGTTGTCTATAAATCGGCAGAAGGTGAAATTCTCTTCCGCTACGATAAAGGATTGGACAATATTGATGTAAGGCACGACCAGGTAAGCGGTACGTATACGATCACAATCCGTGATGCGGATACAGTAGGGTTTACGCTGCACAAAAAACCGCTATAA
- a CDS encoding YpjP family protein, which produces MKKWIYKSLVVSVALLSFGLITPKHEIWANFDEDRLGKSVLDRPSDNHISAAYQLDDIIVDEKPLPTTDDFVSAAKEQSYIKFGTKVGPVIEQQFETNIFPKIEEAIAMTVERVGDEKLRNLTVSEKPSGDYSEKIFHIVDSQSKSDVIRFHVRTENRPFDGYYYNFHYHTFEDNYSKHYDLGEIYWSKNTPPKWLS; this is translated from the coding sequence TTGAAAAAATGGATCTACAAATCTCTCGTTGTTTCTGTCGCATTATTATCATTTGGTTTAATTACGCCAAAGCATGAAATTTGGGCAAATTTTGATGAAGACCGCCTTGGCAAATCGGTTTTGGACCGGCCAAGCGACAACCATATTTCAGCTGCCTATCAGTTGGATGATATTATCGTTGATGAAAAACCGCTGCCAACAACCGATGACTTTGTGTCCGCCGCAAAAGAACAATCATACATAAAATTTGGAACAAAAGTCGGACCGGTTATTGAACAACAATTCGAAACAAACATTTTCCCGAAAATCGAAGAAGCGATTGCAATGACAGTGGAACGAGTTGGCGATGAAAAACTGCGTAACTTAACAGTTTCCGAAAAACCGAGTGGAGATTACTCGGAAAAAATCTTCCATATTGTTGACAGCCAATCGAAATCAGACGTAATCCGTTTCCATGTACGAACAGAAAATCGTCCTTTCGATGGCTACTACTACAATTTCCACTATCATACGTTTGAAGACAACTATTCAAAACATTACGACCTTGGCGAAATTTACTGGAGCAAAAACACACCGCCAAAATGGTTATCATAG
- a CDS encoding DegV family protein — translation MSQIHIVTDSTCDLTDAEIQEHGIHVVPLTVQIDEKTYTDRVNLQPDTFIELLKTAKELPKSSQPSPGVFKELYDELGKDGSKIVSIHMTGSMSGTYQSANQASQMSDSDVTVMDSRYIAFGLAFQLREAIRLRNAGATVEEIVAGVNRVRENTRLFVALDTLENMVKGGRIGKGKAVVSSLLNIKPIGHLDIGEVTICAKPRSYKQVVKYLMSEFEKDTQGKKVAGVGISHANAMDTLVNPLIEQVKSSGYTGKVEVAFTSPVISTHTGEGAIGFIYYTE, via the coding sequence TTGAGTCAAATTCATATCGTAACAGATTCAACTTGCGATTTAACAGACGCGGAAATTCAGGAACATGGAATTCATGTAGTACCATTAACAGTACAAATTGATGAAAAAACGTATACAGATCGTGTAAATTTGCAACCGGATACATTTATTGAATTATTAAAAACAGCAAAAGAACTTCCAAAAAGTTCTCAGCCGTCTCCCGGTGTATTTAAAGAATTATATGACGAGCTTGGAAAAGATGGATCAAAAATTGTATCAATCCATATGACAGGCAGTATGAGCGGTACATATCAGTCAGCCAATCAAGCTTCACAAATGAGTGATTCTGACGTAACCGTAATGGATTCGCGTTATATTGCTTTTGGTTTGGCTTTTCAGCTTCGGGAAGCGATCCGTCTGCGTAATGCGGGTGCTACTGTGGAGGAAATTGTTGCGGGTGTGAATCGTGTACGTGAAAACACACGTCTTTTTGTTGCATTGGACACGCTGGAGAATATGGTAAAAGGCGGCCGAATTGGAAAAGGTAAGGCTGTCGTTAGTTCTTTATTGAATATTAAGCCAATTGGTCACCTGGATATCGGGGAAGTGACGATTTGTGCAAAACCGCGCAGCTATAAGCAAGTGGTGAAATATTTAATGAGTGAATTTGAAAAGGATACTCAAGGTAAAAAAGTGGCTGGTGTCGGCATCTCTCATGCGAATGCAATGGATACATTAGTGAATCCGTTGATTGAACAGGTAAAATCATCGGGTTATACAGGTAAAGTGGAAGTTGCCTTTACGTCACCGGTAATTAGTACACATACAGGTGAAGGTGCAATCGGCTTTATTTATTATACAGAATAG
- the msrA gene encoding peptide-methionine (S)-S-oxide reductase MsrA — MAYEKATFAGGCFWCMVKPFDQQPGIIEVVSGYTGGHVENPTYEQVCSETTGHLEAVQITFDPEIYPYEKLVELYWTLIDPTDAGGQFYDRGESYTTAIFYHDDVQKQIAELSKSKLEASGKFKSPIAVKILEAKPFYAAEAYHQHYYKKNPAHYERYSVGSGRAGFIEKHWGAK, encoded by the coding sequence ATGGCATATGAAAAAGCGACATTTGCAGGGGGCTGCTTCTGGTGTATGGTAAAGCCGTTTGATCAACAGCCCGGGATTATAGAGGTCGTTTCTGGTTATACGGGCGGGCATGTTGAAAACCCGACATACGAACAAGTATGCAGTGAAACAACAGGCCATCTGGAGGCAGTTCAAATTACGTTTGATCCTGAAATTTATCCTTATGAAAAACTGGTTGAACTTTATTGGACACTGATTGATCCGACAGATGCGGGCGGTCAATTTTATGACCGTGGCGAATCATACACAACGGCGATTTTTTACCATGATGATGTTCAAAAGCAGATTGCGGAACTATCTAAGTCCAAACTGGAGGCGAGCGGAAAATTCAAATCACCGATTGCCGTTAAAATTCTTGAAGCAAAGCCATTTTACGCAGCAGAAGCTTATCATCAGCACTACTATAAGAAGAACCCGGCACACTACGAACGCTATTCTGTTGGTTCAGGGCGTGCAGGATTTATTGAAAAACACTGGGGGGCGAAATAA
- the trhA gene encoding PAQR family membrane homeostasis protein TrhA has product MHNLDAFDYKNWKEELWNAITHGIGLAISIPACILLIIHSAVNGTALHITSYAIFGSSLILLFLMSTLLHSVPEKYKRFFSILDHSSIYILIAGTYTPFLLVAIGGVTGIVMLCIIWFIAILGVVFKCLFIHRFEKLSLILYIFMGWLIIFAIRPLYEYLTFDGFMLMLIGGLLFTFGAIFYAWTRLPYNHAIWHLFVIAGCGCMVACVYIYLI; this is encoded by the coding sequence ATGCACAATTTAGACGCATTTGACTACAAAAACTGGAAAGAAGAACTTTGGAATGCCATAACACATGGTATAGGTCTTGCCATCAGTATACCTGCGTGCATCCTATTAATTATTCATTCAGCTGTAAACGGTACCGCCCTACATATAACTTCCTACGCTATTTTTGGCTCATCATTGATTTTACTGTTTTTAATGTCGACATTATTACATAGTGTTCCGGAAAAATATAAACGGTTCTTTTCCATTTTGGACCATTCTTCAATTTACATATTGATTGCGGGTACCTATACCCCGTTTTTACTTGTAGCAATCGGTGGCGTAACAGGAATTGTCATGCTGTGTATTATCTGGTTTATTGCCATATTGGGCGTTGTGTTCAAATGTTTGTTCATCCATCGATTCGAAAAATTATCATTGATACTATATATTTTCATGGGCTGGCTTATTATTTTTGCCATTCGACCATTATATGAATATTTGACGTTTGATGGTTTTATGCTCATGCTTATCGGCGGGCTGCTATTTACATTCGGCGCGATATTTTACGCTTGGACACGCCTTCCGTACAATCATGCGATCTGGCATTTATTTGTTATCGCAGGATGCGGATGCATGGTGGCTTGTGTATATATTTACTTAATTTAA
- a CDS encoding copper amine oxidase N-terminal domain-containing protein — translation MKKLISALTIFVLIIMASPFAEAHSGRTDAKGGHNCSQKSISKGLCSGYHYHNGGSSSGSQSNSSNSSSSSNYIKHQYTPTPEPLLTTVDVYIDNAWKNYDPSAYMKNGTTLVPMRAIFEGLGASVDYNNNTKTITAHKGSKKISLAVGNKTAYVTTDGVGSSISLSHPAESYKNTTMVPLRFISEALGATVEWDSILLDVNITTSK, via the coding sequence ATGAAAAAATTAATTTCTGCTTTAACCATTTTTGTATTAATTATTATGGCTAGTCCGTTTGCAGAAGCCCATTCTGGCAGAACGGATGCCAAAGGAGGTCATAATTGCAGTCAAAAATCCATATCAAAAGGCTTATGTAGTGGATATCACTACCATAACGGGGGCAGTAGTTCGGGATCACAAAGCAACAGTTCGAATTCCAGCAGCTCAAGTAATTACATAAAGCACCAATACACTCCTACCCCTGAACCTTTACTGACTACAGTGGATGTATATATTGACAACGCTTGGAAAAATTATGATCCAAGTGCTTACATGAAGAATGGTACAACATTAGTTCCGATGAGAGCTATTTTTGAAGGCTTAGGGGCATCTGTAGACTACAACAACAATACAAAAACAATCACAGCTCACAAGGGCTCTAAAAAGATTTCCCTTGCAGTAGGTAATAAAACGGCTTATGTCACTACAGATGGCGTTGGTAGTTCAATAAGTTTATCTCACCCTGCCGAATCCTATAAAAATACAACAATGGTTCCACTTCGCTTTATCAGTGAAGCTTTAGGCGCTACTGTTGAATGGGATAGTATTCTATTGGATGTGAATATCACAACAAGTAAATAG
- a CDS encoding dihydrofolate reductase translates to MISLIVAHDENRVIGYQNDLPWYLPGDLKYFKEMTMGKPMIMGRKTYDSIGRPLPGRRNIVITRNTDFAADGIEVVGSLEEALSLVEGEEEVMIIGGAQIFEQSMEIADRLYITLINHSFKGDTYFPSYDDWKQISCLEPIESDAGYTFQYCIYEK, encoded by the coding sequence ATGATTTCATTAATTGTTGCACATGATGAGAACAGGGTCATTGGCTATCAAAACGATTTGCCGTGGTATTTACCTGGTGATTTGAAATATTTTAAAGAAATGACAATGGGAAAACCGATGATAATGGGCCGTAAAACATACGATTCCATTGGACGCCCGCTGCCGGGACGCCGAAATATTGTCATTACAAGAAATACAGACTTTGCAGCCGATGGAATTGAAGTGGTTGGAAGTCTGGAAGAAGCTTTGTCACTTGTTGAAGGTGAAGAAGAAGTAATGATCATTGGCGGTGCGCAAATATTTGAGCAGTCAATGGAAATTGCCGATCGATTATATATTACGCTGATCAACCATAGTTTTAAAGGTGACACTTATTTCCCGTCATACGATGACTGGAAACAAATCTCATGCCTCGAGCCTATCGAGTCCGACGCAGGATACACTTTCCAGTATTGCATTTATGAAAAATGA